A genomic stretch from Sphaerodactylus townsendi isolate TG3544 linkage group LG15, MPM_Stown_v2.3, whole genome shotgun sequence includes:
- the SLC2A4 gene encoding solute carrier family 2, facilitated glucose transporter member 4 isoform X2 — MPTGFQQISGEEEDLEDRGSKLTSTLILSVFTAVLGSLQFGYNIGVINAPQKIIEQSYNATWMERQGEEAPTPIDPGTLTTLWSLSVAIFSIGGMISSFMVGIVSEWLGRKKAMIVNNGLAFMGGALMGLAQVGKSYEMMIVGRFLIGMFSGFASGLVPMYVGEISPTNLRGALGTLHQLAIVTGILIAQVFGLSSLLGTDVLWPLLMGLTVVPSALQLLLFPFCPESPRYLYIIRNKESKAKESLKRLTGCADVSAALNEMKEEKRRMDLERKVSILELFRSRMYRQPLLIAVVLQLSQQLSGINAIFYYSTDIFTKAGVESPIYATIGAGAINTVFTIISLFLVERAGRRTLHMLGLAGMFVCAILMTLALALQEKVPAMSYLSMVAIFGFVAFFEIGPGPIPWFIVAELFSQGPRPAAMAVAGFANWTCNFIIGMSFQSIADACGPYVFLLFAVLLLIFLGFTFLKVPETRGRTFDQIAATFRRTQSLLDHEVKQYTELDELGLENLE, encoded by the exons ATGCCGACTGGGTTCCAGCAGATCAGCGGAGAGGAG GAGGACTTGGAGGATCGTGGGAGCAAGCTGACCTCCACCTTGATCTTGTCGGTGTTCACAGCCGTCTTGGGATCCTTGCAGTTTGGATATAATATTGGTGTCATTAATGCCCCTCAGAAG ATCATTGAACAGAGCTACAATGCCACATGGATGGAGCGCCAGGGCGAGGAGGCGCCCACGCCCATCGACCCTGGCACCCTCACCACACTCTGGTCCTTGTCCGTCGCCATCTTCTCCATCGGGGGCATGATCTCCTCCTTCATGGTGGGCATCGTCTCAGAATGGCTGGGCAG GAAGAAGGCAATGATTGTCAACAACGGCCTGGCCTTCATGGGCGGGGCACTGATGGGTTTGGCGCAGGTCGGGAAGTCCTACGAGATGATGATCGTGGGACGTTTCCTCATTGGGATGTTCTCAG gtTTCGCTTCCGGCCTCGTCCCCATGTACGTGGGCGAAATCTCCCCCACCAACCTGCGGGGGGCGCTGGGCACGCTGCACCAGCTGGCCATCGTCACCGGGATCCTGATTGCCCAG gtgTTTGGCCTGAGTTCCCTCCTGGGCACCGACGTCTTGTGGCCCCTCCTGATGGGCCTGACCGTGGTACCTTCGGCCCTCCAGCTGCTGCTCTTCCCCTTCTGCCCAGAGAGCCCTCGCTACCTCTACATCATCCGCAACAAGGAGTCCAAGGCCAAAGAAA GTCTCAAGAGGCTGACGGGCTGTGCGGACGTGAGCGCCGCCCTGAACGAGATGAAGGAGGAGAAGCGGCGCATGGACCTGGAGCGCAAGGTCTCCATCCTGGAGCTCTTCCGCTCCCGCATGTACCGCCAGCCCCTGCTGATAGCCGTGGTGTTGCAGCTCTCCCAGCAGCTGTCCGGCATCAATGCT ATATTCTATTACTCGACCGACATCTTCACGAAGGCCGGGGTGGAGAGCCCTATCTACGCCACCATTGGAGCCGGAGCGATCAACACGGTTTTCACCATCATTTCG cTGTTCTTGGTGGAGCGGGCGGGGAGACGCACGCTGCATATGCTGGGCCTGGCGGGAATGTTTGTCTGCGCCATCCTGATGACTTTGGCCCTCGCCTTGCAG GAGAAAGTGCCCGCCATGAGCTATCTCAGCATGGTGGCCATCTTCGGCTTTGTGGCGTTCTTCGAGATCGGGCCGGGGCCCATCCCGTGGTTCATCGTGGCCGAGCTCTTCAGCCAGGGGCCCCGCCCAGCCGCCATGGCCGTGGCCGGATTCGCCAACTGGACCTGCAACTTCATCATCGGCATGAGCTTCCAGTCGATCGCT GACGCCTGCGGCCCCTacgtcttcctcctctttgccgTCCTCCTCCTGATCTTCTTGGGCTTCACCTTCCTCAAGGTGCCTGAGACGCGAGGGCGCACCTTCGATCAGATCGCTGCCACATTCCGACGCACCCAGTCCTTGCTGGACCACGAGGTCAAGCAATACACAGAGTTGGACGAACTGGGCCTGGAGAACCTCGAATGA
- the SLC2A4 gene encoding solute carrier family 2, facilitated glucose transporter member 4 isoform X1 — protein MLLETKGPPPPPVSLAVVIPQGPSCKERNRSLSIPLLEPSPGPDPYCHLLRSQEDLEDRGSKLTSTLILSVFTAVLGSLQFGYNIGVINAPQKIIEQSYNATWMERQGEEAPTPIDPGTLTTLWSLSVAIFSIGGMISSFMVGIVSEWLGRKKAMIVNNGLAFMGGALMGLAQVGKSYEMMIVGRFLIGMFSGFASGLVPMYVGEISPTNLRGALGTLHQLAIVTGILIAQVFGLSSLLGTDVLWPLLMGLTVVPSALQLLLFPFCPESPRYLYIIRNKESKAKESLKRLTGCADVSAALNEMKEEKRRMDLERKVSILELFRSRMYRQPLLIAVVLQLSQQLSGINAIFYYSTDIFTKAGVESPIYATIGAGAINTVFTIISLFLVERAGRRTLHMLGLAGMFVCAILMTLALALQEKVPAMSYLSMVAIFGFVAFFEIGPGPIPWFIVAELFSQGPRPAAMAVAGFANWTCNFIIGMSFQSIADACGPYVFLLFAVLLLIFLGFTFLKVPETRGRTFDQIAATFRRTQSLLDHEVKQYTELDELGLENLE, from the exons ATGCTGCTAGAAAcaaagggcccccccccccccccggtttccctAGCCGTGGTCATTCCACAGGGTCCCAGTTGCAAGGAAAGGAACAGGTCCCTCAGCATTCCCCTGCTGGAGCCATCTCCTGGTCCCGATCCATACTGCCACCTTCTGAGAAGCCAG GAGGACTTGGAGGATCGTGGGAGCAAGCTGACCTCCACCTTGATCTTGTCGGTGTTCACAGCCGTCTTGGGATCCTTGCAGTTTGGATATAATATTGGTGTCATTAATGCCCCTCAGAAG ATCATTGAACAGAGCTACAATGCCACATGGATGGAGCGCCAGGGCGAGGAGGCGCCCACGCCCATCGACCCTGGCACCCTCACCACACTCTGGTCCTTGTCCGTCGCCATCTTCTCCATCGGGGGCATGATCTCCTCCTTCATGGTGGGCATCGTCTCAGAATGGCTGGGCAG GAAGAAGGCAATGATTGTCAACAACGGCCTGGCCTTCATGGGCGGGGCACTGATGGGTTTGGCGCAGGTCGGGAAGTCCTACGAGATGATGATCGTGGGACGTTTCCTCATTGGGATGTTCTCAG gtTTCGCTTCCGGCCTCGTCCCCATGTACGTGGGCGAAATCTCCCCCACCAACCTGCGGGGGGCGCTGGGCACGCTGCACCAGCTGGCCATCGTCACCGGGATCCTGATTGCCCAG gtgTTTGGCCTGAGTTCCCTCCTGGGCACCGACGTCTTGTGGCCCCTCCTGATGGGCCTGACCGTGGTACCTTCGGCCCTCCAGCTGCTGCTCTTCCCCTTCTGCCCAGAGAGCCCTCGCTACCTCTACATCATCCGCAACAAGGAGTCCAAGGCCAAAGAAA GTCTCAAGAGGCTGACGGGCTGTGCGGACGTGAGCGCCGCCCTGAACGAGATGAAGGAGGAGAAGCGGCGCATGGACCTGGAGCGCAAGGTCTCCATCCTGGAGCTCTTCCGCTCCCGCATGTACCGCCAGCCCCTGCTGATAGCCGTGGTGTTGCAGCTCTCCCAGCAGCTGTCCGGCATCAATGCT ATATTCTATTACTCGACCGACATCTTCACGAAGGCCGGGGTGGAGAGCCCTATCTACGCCACCATTGGAGCCGGAGCGATCAACACGGTTTTCACCATCATTTCG cTGTTCTTGGTGGAGCGGGCGGGGAGACGCACGCTGCATATGCTGGGCCTGGCGGGAATGTTTGTCTGCGCCATCCTGATGACTTTGGCCCTCGCCTTGCAG GAGAAAGTGCCCGCCATGAGCTATCTCAGCATGGTGGCCATCTTCGGCTTTGTGGCGTTCTTCGAGATCGGGCCGGGGCCCATCCCGTGGTTCATCGTGGCCGAGCTCTTCAGCCAGGGGCCCCGCCCAGCCGCCATGGCCGTGGCCGGATTCGCCAACTGGACCTGCAACTTCATCATCGGCATGAGCTTCCAGTCGATCGCT GACGCCTGCGGCCCCTacgtcttcctcctctttgccgTCCTCCTCCTGATCTTCTTGGGCTTCACCTTCCTCAAGGTGCCTGAGACGCGAGGGCGCACCTTCGATCAGATCGCTGCCACATTCCGACGCACCCAGTCCTTGCTGGACCACGAGGTCAAGCAATACACAGAGTTGGACGAACTGGGCCTGGAGAACCTCGAATGA
- the SLC2A4 gene encoding solute carrier family 2, facilitated glucose transporter member 4 isoform X3, producing MVPGRKEDLEDRGSKLTSTLILSVFTAVLGSLQFGYNIGVINAPQKIIEQSYNATWMERQGEEAPTPIDPGTLTTLWSLSVAIFSIGGMISSFMVGIVSEWLGRKKAMIVNNGLAFMGGALMGLAQVGKSYEMMIVGRFLIGMFSGFASGLVPMYVGEISPTNLRGALGTLHQLAIVTGILIAQVFGLSSLLGTDVLWPLLMGLTVVPSALQLLLFPFCPESPRYLYIIRNKESKAKESLKRLTGCADVSAALNEMKEEKRRMDLERKVSILELFRSRMYRQPLLIAVVLQLSQQLSGINAIFYYSTDIFTKAGVESPIYATIGAGAINTVFTIISLFLVERAGRRTLHMLGLAGMFVCAILMTLALALQEKVPAMSYLSMVAIFGFVAFFEIGPGPIPWFIVAELFSQGPRPAAMAVAGFANWTCNFIIGMSFQSIADACGPYVFLLFAVLLLIFLGFTFLKVPETRGRTFDQIAATFRRTQSLLDHEVKQYTELDELGLENLE from the exons ATGGTACCTGGCCGAAAG GAGGACTTGGAGGATCGTGGGAGCAAGCTGACCTCCACCTTGATCTTGTCGGTGTTCACAGCCGTCTTGGGATCCTTGCAGTTTGGATATAATATTGGTGTCATTAATGCCCCTCAGAAG ATCATTGAACAGAGCTACAATGCCACATGGATGGAGCGCCAGGGCGAGGAGGCGCCCACGCCCATCGACCCTGGCACCCTCACCACACTCTGGTCCTTGTCCGTCGCCATCTTCTCCATCGGGGGCATGATCTCCTCCTTCATGGTGGGCATCGTCTCAGAATGGCTGGGCAG GAAGAAGGCAATGATTGTCAACAACGGCCTGGCCTTCATGGGCGGGGCACTGATGGGTTTGGCGCAGGTCGGGAAGTCCTACGAGATGATGATCGTGGGACGTTTCCTCATTGGGATGTTCTCAG gtTTCGCTTCCGGCCTCGTCCCCATGTACGTGGGCGAAATCTCCCCCACCAACCTGCGGGGGGCGCTGGGCACGCTGCACCAGCTGGCCATCGTCACCGGGATCCTGATTGCCCAG gtgTTTGGCCTGAGTTCCCTCCTGGGCACCGACGTCTTGTGGCCCCTCCTGATGGGCCTGACCGTGGTACCTTCGGCCCTCCAGCTGCTGCTCTTCCCCTTCTGCCCAGAGAGCCCTCGCTACCTCTACATCATCCGCAACAAGGAGTCCAAGGCCAAAGAAA GTCTCAAGAGGCTGACGGGCTGTGCGGACGTGAGCGCCGCCCTGAACGAGATGAAGGAGGAGAAGCGGCGCATGGACCTGGAGCGCAAGGTCTCCATCCTGGAGCTCTTCCGCTCCCGCATGTACCGCCAGCCCCTGCTGATAGCCGTGGTGTTGCAGCTCTCCCAGCAGCTGTCCGGCATCAATGCT ATATTCTATTACTCGACCGACATCTTCACGAAGGCCGGGGTGGAGAGCCCTATCTACGCCACCATTGGAGCCGGAGCGATCAACACGGTTTTCACCATCATTTCG cTGTTCTTGGTGGAGCGGGCGGGGAGACGCACGCTGCATATGCTGGGCCTGGCGGGAATGTTTGTCTGCGCCATCCTGATGACTTTGGCCCTCGCCTTGCAG GAGAAAGTGCCCGCCATGAGCTATCTCAGCATGGTGGCCATCTTCGGCTTTGTGGCGTTCTTCGAGATCGGGCCGGGGCCCATCCCGTGGTTCATCGTGGCCGAGCTCTTCAGCCAGGGGCCCCGCCCAGCCGCCATGGCCGTGGCCGGATTCGCCAACTGGACCTGCAACTTCATCATCGGCATGAGCTTCCAGTCGATCGCT GACGCCTGCGGCCCCTacgtcttcctcctctttgccgTCCTCCTCCTGATCTTCTTGGGCTTCACCTTCCTCAAGGTGCCTGAGACGCGAGGGCGCACCTTCGATCAGATCGCTGCCACATTCCGACGCACCCAGTCCTTGCTGGACCACGAGGTCAAGCAATACACAGAGTTGGACGAACTGGGCCTGGAGAACCTCGAATGA